Sequence from the Neptunomonas japonica JAMM 1380 genome:
AATTAGATCCTGCATACCCCAAAAACAACCACCTGCCAGCACTGCGCGCTCTTGTGACATGTCGGTATCTCCATTAAAACTAATATTTAAAGGCTTAAGCCTAACAGCATTCGGCTTAGAGGCTAAAGAGGTGTCATTGGTTCATCGCCACTAAAAAATCTTTGATAGGTGCACAAATAAATATTAGTGATCTTGCCACCATTTCTGGGCTCTATTCCTATCAAAAGATGGGAGAAGCGCTTTTTTAACTTCAACATTCGCTAGCGCGGTAAATCTAGATCTGAATACTTCCTCATCTTTATCCCATTGATCCGTAATTTCAATATCAAAAGTACCACCAGAGGCACCAGCAAAAGCTTGATCAATTAATGGTATAGAAGGCCCTGCTTTAAACTCGTCTCCCTGACGCTCTCGCACAGTCGCATTAATATGGCCTAAGTAAAACACCCCCTTGCCATTAGCCACTATGTTCTCATGTACAGGAGTAAAGAAAAATCCATGGATAGGAAAGGAGGAACTCATACTTGATAGCCCCCTCAATACATATTTGCCATTTTCTAATTCCATCCTTAGGTAGTAATAATTTCCTAAGACGGGGTCGTCAGTTTCTTTTTTTGCTTTATCATCCATTGTAAAATTTATATGATCTTTTGCCTCTTTTGCCTCTTTTGCTTCTGCCGCATCCGTCCTTTCAACATGCACAACAATCAGCTCTGGCTGGTGTGAGTGACGATATTGATTACTAATTTTTGCTGTCATTAAAAATACTGGATTTGTTTTTTTTCAACAACCTCTGATTCATCATTAAATGCCATCTTTTGCGGTGAGGCACAGCCCGTCATCAATAAAGCGAACCCAAGTGAAGCACTCAATAAAATACGTTTTATCACTTTAAAAATCCTTCTAAAATCACTAATTAATACAATAATATAGAGCCTTTTAAAGACTCAACTACAACCCACTCTCTACATAGTGGTGATAGATAGCACACTGTCTTTTGCTTTCTTTTTCGGTTGTATAAGTTTGCTTTTTTTGATGCATGGCCGACCAATCCATACATGAGCGCCACATCGCCTTTCCTTTCTCACTGCGTGCTCGTTGTTTTCTAGCTGTATTTTGCCTTATCACAGCATCAGCTTGTTTTTGATCTATTAACTGCTCTCGTGTTAAATCCATAATTGCGTTCACTTCACGCAATTCAGATGCAACAAACTGCGCGCTAATATAAGTGGATAAGAGGTTTCCGCAAGTGACTGCCAGCGCGATAACAAAAAAGAGTGTTATAAAATGGGGTGTTTTCACTGTGTTGAAATATCCATATTTCAAAGCAAATTGTGAAGGCCTGTGGATAACAGGCCTGATGATCCATAGAGCGAGCGGGTCTATAAAACCAGTCGGTCTTTGTAAAAAGTATAGCAGTTATTTAGCAATCATTTTTTCTTGTACGCTGGTGACTTTATCAGCCATGGTCTGATCTTTATCTATGCGTGTGCCTAATTTCATATGGCTGGTAATACGAACCGCGCCCTTCTCATGAAGCACTTCGTGGCAACGCTTGACTGCTGCCATGACATCTTCCCACTCACCTTCTACGTTAGTGCCGTAGCCATGCATGGTATGCGTTAAGCCAGCATCTTCAAAAATCTTTTGGCACATAGCTATATAAGGTGATACTGAAGTACCTACGCCGCCAGGTGAAACCATAATATCCATCAATACGTACATTGTGCTTATCCTCAATTTTGACTGTTATATGGCTGTATTCCACCGCCCTTAGTGCAATGTATCAAGGGCCAATCAGCTCTTTTAGATTGGCCAGCCCTTTTCACAAAGAGATCAATTGAGTTGATATTGATGCGGGCTATACTGCACCCGACTAACCCTTCTACTTGTTACTGTGATTAATACTCAATGCCATCGCTTCAGCAACCTTGATACCATCAATCGCTGCCGACATAATTCCACCCGCGTAACCCGCACCTTCACCTGCCGGGAACAAGCCTTGAGTATTAATGCTTTGGAAGTCTTTACCACGTTTTATACAGATAGGCGCCGAGGTTCTAGTTTCAACACCTGTGAGCAGTGCATCTTCTAAAGCAAAGCCATTAATCTTTCTGTTAAAAGCAGGTATCGCTTCCCTAATAGCCTCAATACAGAAATCGGGCAGCGCTTTAGAAAGATCCGTAAGTTTAATGCCCGGTTTAAATGATGGCTCTACACTACCGATAGTCTCGGAGGAGACTCCTTTTAAGAAGTCACCCACCTTTTGCGCAGGTGCATCGTAGTTTTCGCCCCCTAACAGGTAAGCATTGCTTTCGAGTTCTCGCTGAAAATCAATGCCAGCCAATGGGCCACCCGGGTAATCTGTTGGATCAATGCCTACGACAATTGCACTATTGGCGTTACGCTCTGCTCGTGAATATTGGCTCATGCCATTAGTAACGACACGGTGCTCTTCAGACGTTGCAGCGACTACGGTGCCTCCCGGACACATACAGAAGCTGTAAACAGAACGGCCACCTTTACAGTGATGAACGAGCTTGTAGTCAGCAGCACCTAGGATTTCGTTACCCGCATTTGCACCAAAGCGCGCTTCATCAATCAGTGATTGTTGATGTTCGATTCTAAAACCAACAGAAAAGGGTTTCGCTTCGATGTATACGTTTTTATCGTAAAGCATCTCGAAGGTATCACGAGCACTATGGCCAATCGCTAAAGCGATATGCTTAGACTTGATCACTTCGCCATCTGCCAAAGCAACACCGGTAATTTGCCCTGCTTCTATTTGTACATCATCTACGCGCGCACTAAAGCGAATTTCACCGCCCAGCTCTATGATTTTCGCACGCATCTTTTCTACCATCGATACCAAACGGAATGTACCAATATGCGGCTTGCTCACAAACATAATTTCATCGGGCGCGCCCGCTTCGACAAACTCGGTAAGTACTTTACGACCATAGTGGTGCGGATCTTTCACTTGGCTATACAACTTACCATCGGAGAATGTACCTGCTCCGCCTTCACCAAACTGCACGTTAGACTCAGTATTTAATATTTTTTTACGCCAGAAACCAAACGTATCTTTAGTACGCTCACGCACTTCTTTACCCCGATCAAGGATAATCGGCTTATAGCCCATTTGTGCCAAGACGAGTCCCGTTAACAAGCCGCAAGGGCCAAAACCAATAACAACAGGGCGTTCCTGTAAATCTACAGGCGCTTGTGCCACAAATTTATAGCTCATATCAGGAGTAGCTTTAATGAGCTGCTCATCTGCAAACTTTTCGAGAAGCGCTTTATTATTTTTTGTCTCAACATCCAATGTATAGATAAGAACGATGTTAGCTTTTTTTCGGGCATCATATCCGCGCCGATGTACGTGGTAGCTAACAAGATCAGCAGCCTTAATAGATAAGCGAGCTACAACGGCATTGGCAATAGCCTGATCATCATGATCTAGCGGTAATTGGATATTCGTAAGGCGTATCATGTGAGGATTCCAGAAAACCGAGGGCACTAATAAAAATAAAAAAAGCCGTCGAGGGTTACTTAGTTATAGTAAAGAGTGCAGTTTACGCGCTTATTTAAGATGTGTCGCAGAATTGCTCATTAGGCTCTAGTATTTTTATGTTTATTACGACTTAGTCCATTACTCAAACGGTGTTAACGATAAATACACTCAAGCTCATGAGGCGTTAAGTTACGATTCTCACCAGGCAACAACGCTGAATCAAGAGATAGATTCCCAATAGACATACGGTGCAGTTGCAGTACAGGATTACGAAACCGGCCAAACATCCGTTTTATCTGGTGATAACGCCCTTCCGTCAGGTCCACATGTGCAACATACTCAGAGACAATTTCAAGCACTGCTGGTTCCGTAGTAATGTCTTCATAGGAAAAATACATGCCCTGTGCAAAGGCCTTTATATATTCTTCTCTAAGGCTATTTTTCAAAGTAACTTTATACGACTTTGTTACCTTGTTTTCAGGCGATGTGAGTTGGCGAGACCAACGACCATCATTGGTTAATAAAAGTAGACCCGATGTATTCAAATCTAAGCGCCCTACTATGTGCAGTGTTGCCTTATCTGGTCTATCTAGCAGATCAATCACTGTACGATGCTTATCATCCTTAGTTGCACTTACTACACCAATGGGTTTATGCATCATAATATAAACAGGTTTATTCGCCTGTAATACCCGATCATTATCCAAAACAATATGAGAAAACTCATCAACAGACAAGTCAATATTCAGAGCAATCACACCATCGACACTTACACGTTTTTGAGCCAGAAAAAGCCTGACATCTTTACGCTTCATATTTAAATGACTACTTAGAAAGCGATCCAAGCGACCGCGCTTTGACTGCATGACTGAACTCCTCAACTACCCAGAAAATGATTATACAATGAAGTCCTAGTATTGCCGCTTCGTTAAGACAAACAGCAGATCGATCAAACCACAGACATAAAAAAACCACTCGAAAGTGGTTTTATTTTATCACTAGGATCTAGGCTCGGCGACGAGCAGCTCCGGCCCCTAATAAACCTAAGACAAACAAAGCAATAGTTGAAGGCTCAGGAACACTGTGAGCAATAGGGCTATCATACAATAAACCAATCACATCGAGCTGCAAATCCCAACCTGGATCACCATTAATGACTAATCCAAGTGTGCCATCATGAGAAAGCACTGAATTGGAAATGCTAAAAACAACATCTTGATTGAGAGTGTTTCCCGGTATATCAAAGTTAGCAAATGACAAACCATCATAGAAAAATTCTAGATCAGTAGCATTTCCATCTGACTCAATAACCTTAATTAGAAATTCATAGTGAGAGGAGCCTACCGGCAATAAATCAGCATCAAATCCCCAAGAGACTCGTACCTCTGAGTCTTCGGCAGAGCCATTCGAAATCGTTAAAAAGCCAAAGCTTACTTCAACACTACTTTGTACAGGGTTAGAGAAAGCCAAAAGCTCGGCACTTAAGGTACGCACCGCATTGGTTTCTACTACATACGTATCTGTACCACTCAAAGCAATCATCTGCTCCGAGCCAACATTAAACCCATCAATTTCGATCAAACCAGCCTGCGCACTAAATGATAGAAGTACTGCAAATAGACTCCCAGCAAGTCTAAGCATTAAACTCTTCAGCACACACTCCCTTTTAAACAAAATTGTATTTATAAATTTTACAGATCGCATCATCAACTCCTTGATTTAGCTAATTTTTTAATAACATAAATTTCTCGCTGCCATACTATAAGGCGACGAATCATTTTTGCTCACCATGCAAACCTTACGCCGATTAATACAAACGTTTAAAAAACATGAGCTTAAGAGAGATCTAATATTAAAAAAAATATGAAGTGTAAGATTTACTGACAAAAAACATTTTAAAATCAATCAATTAGCACAACACGCTGTTAAGCCAAAGTTCATTTATCTATTTTAAAAACAACCCCACATCAAAAAAACATTCGATGCGCACGACAATTTAACAATAAACCCAATATATGAAATACTCACACTCTATTTATTGTGAGTAATAGTGCGTGAAATCTATAGATTTTGAACCCGTCAGCCAGAAAAGCCTGTCTCGTCAGATCGCGGATCAAATTCGCCAAGCTATTATCGACGGGTCTTTAGCTGCCGATGATCGCTTACCCACTGAGGATGAACTTGCAGCCCGCTTCAGCGTTTCACGCCCCACTATCCGCGAGGCACTTAAACGATTAGCCGCACAAAATCTTGTTCGCTCAAAACGTGGGCCCACTGGTGGCACTTTTGTAAATCGTCCCAGTGTTAGCGATTTAAGCGACTCTTTAGCTGGCGCTACTACTCTTTTGATGGGTTTAAACGCCTTTTCATTAGAAGAGATAACGCAAACCCGCCTTGAGCTTGAAACCATCTGCTGTAAACTTGCTTCCCAGAACCGCTCTAAAGAAGATCTAGAGGCATTGCTCTGCGAGCTAAAAACTCAAGAGAACCCTAACCTCTCTGCAGAAGAGTTTTGTGCATCAGATGTTAATTTTCATCGTTTAATCGCCAATGCAACCGGTAATCGCATGCTCGCCTTTGTCATGCATACCGTAATAGAGGCCTTACAACCTGTGGCTAATATGGTAGCTCACCGCTACCGTGAAAAGGCCGTCATCTATAACCAGCATAAGCGGTTATTTTCTGCGCTATCTGATCAAGACGCTGAGCTTTGCATCCAAATATTATCTGAGCAAGTTCATTACCTTAATGAACAGCACAATGCCGCCAAGTCAGATAAAGAATCGTGTTAAACAAAAACTAAATGCATGTTATGTTGTCTCTTATTGATTATGGTTAATAGGCTTTGAAGTAAGTTTCTATTATCCTAGGGCGATATCAAAAAATAATGTGATTTATGCAGTGAGGACTAACTGTGGAAGAGAGTAATATTTGGATCATTGGTGTTGTAGCATTAGCAATTGGTGGATTGATTGGCTTCCTAATGGGCCGCTCTGGCGGTAGCTCAGACGAGCAAGAAAAACTGGAAGACGCTAAAAAAGAGCTCGAAAACTACAAAACTCAAGTAGCTGGTCATTTTGAAGAGACTGCCGACCTTGTTAATAAAATGACTGAATCTTACCGCGGTGTTTACCAACACTTAGCGACGGGAGCACAAGCGCTATGTGATGCGGATACAGCACGCTCTATTGAGTCTAGCATGACCCCACAACTGATCGCCCAGAAAGAAGTTGAAGTCGACAAGACTGAAACAACTGAGAGCGAGACTACCGATGATGCTGATGCTAAGACAATATCAGCCGTTGAGCCACCACGTGATTACGCTCCAAAGCAACCAGATGAAGAAGGCACTCTGTCTGAATCATATGGATTAAAAGAAGCACCTGATGACATCGGCAAAGCTGATGCTGAACCAAGCACAGAAGAAAACACCAGAAAAGCATAGCTTTTATATTTGAAAAAGGCCTCTTCATGGGGCCTTTTTAGTTTCAATACGTGTATTTTTCTCAGATACTCACACCTAAGTACCTAAACCGGATTGTCTATCTCAACATAATGATGCTCAATACCAAAACGAGTCGCCAAATGCTCCCCTAATGCTTGTACCCCATAACGCTCAGTCGCGTGATGCCCCGCAGCAAAGTAGTCAATACCCGCTTCTCGCGC
This genomic interval carries:
- a CDS encoding MTH1187 family thiamine-binding protein encodes the protein MYVLMDIMVSPGGVGTSVSPYIAMCQKIFEDAGLTHTMHGYGTNVEGEWEDVMAAVKRCHEVLHEKGAVRITSHMKLGTRIDKDQTMADKVTSVQEKMIAK
- a CDS encoding NAD(P)/FAD-dependent oxidoreductase; the protein is MIRLTNIQLPLDHDDQAIANAVVARLSIKAADLVSYHVHRRGYDARKKANIVLIYTLDVETKNNKALLEKFADEQLIKATPDMSYKFVAQAPVDLQERPVVIGFGPCGLLTGLVLAQMGYKPIILDRGKEVRERTKDTFGFWRKKILNTESNVQFGEGGAGTFSDGKLYSQVKDPHHYGRKVLTEFVEAGAPDEIMFVSKPHIGTFRLVSMVEKMRAKIIELGGEIRFSARVDDVQIEAGQITGVALADGEVIKSKHIALAIGHSARDTFEMLYDKNVYIEAKPFSVGFRIEHQQSLIDEARFGANAGNEILGAADYKLVHHCKGGRSVYSFCMCPGGTVVAATSEEHRVVTNGMSQYSRAERNANSAIVVGIDPTDYPGGPLAGIDFQRELESNAYLLGGENYDAPAQKVGDFLKGVSSETIGSVEPSFKPGIKLTDLSKALPDFCIEAIREAIPAFNRKINGFALEDALLTGVETRTSAPICIKRGKDFQSINTQGLFPAGEGAGYAGGIMSAAIDGIKVAEAMALSINHSNK
- a CDS encoding FadR/GntR family transcriptional regulator, with amino-acid sequence MKSIDFEPVSQKSLSRQIADQIRQAIIDGSLAADDRLPTEDELAARFSVSRPTIREALKRLAAQNLVRSKRGPTGGTFVNRPSVSDLSDSLAGATTLLMGLNAFSLEEITQTRLELETICCKLASQNRSKEDLEALLCELKTQENPNLSAEEFCASDVNFHRLIANATGNRMLAFVMHTVIEALQPVANMVAHRYREKAVIYNQHKRLFSALSDQDAELCIQILSEQVHYLNEQHNAAKSDKESC
- a CDS encoding YhcB family protein, with protein sequence MEESNIWIIGVVALAIGGLIGFLMGRSGGSSDEQEKLEDAKKELENYKTQVAGHFEETADLVNKMTESYRGVYQHLATGAQALCDADTARSIESSMTPQLIAQKEVEVDKTETTESETTDDADAKTISAVEPPRDYAPKQPDEEGTLSESYGLKEAPDDIGKADAEPSTEENTRKA
- a CDS encoding YgdI/YgdR family lipoprotein; its protein translation is MIKRILLSASLGFALLMTGCASPQKMAFNDESEVVEKKQIQYF
- a CDS encoding pseudouridine synthase, which encodes MQSKRGRLDRFLSSHLNMKRKDVRLFLAQKRVSVDGVIALNIDLSVDEFSHIVLDNDRVLQANKPVYIMMHKPIGVVSATKDDKHRTVIDLLDRPDKATLHIVGRLDLNTSGLLLLTNDGRWSRQLTSPENKVTKSYKVTLKNSLREEYIKAFAQGMYFSYEDITTEPAVLEIVSEYVAHVDLTEGRYHQIKRMFGRFRNPVLQLHRMSIGNLSLDSALLPGENRNLTPHELECIYR
- a CDS encoding PEP-CTERM sorting domain-containing protein, with translation MLRLAGSLFAVLLSFSAQAGLIEIDGFNVGSEQMIALSGTDTYVVETNAVRTLSAELLAFSNPVQSSVEVSFGFLTISNGSAEDSEVRVSWGFDADLLPVGSSHYEFLIKVIESDGNATDLEFFYDGLSFANFDIPGNTLNQDVVFSISNSVLSHDGTLGLVINGDPGWDLQLDVIGLLYDSPIAHSVPEPSTIALFVLGLLGAGAARRRA